The Zingiber officinale cultivar Zhangliang chromosome 2A, Zo_v1.1, whole genome shotgun sequence genomic sequence CACAAGAAAGGTTGAATCAGATTCTGACACGTCTCTCGATGAAGATGAAAAAGTTTGCgtggtaagaaaatttttaaagttttttaaaactaacaaattcaaCAAGTCTCATGCTAATAAGCTTCCACGGAACAAGGGAAAAGTATGATGCTAAAACTGCGATGAGGAAGAACacataaaagaaagttttttgaAATTAAAAGGCAAAGATAAAGGATCAAACAACCCGAAACAAAGGAACCTCAAAACAACATGGGACGAGTTATCAGAAGAGTCCGAACTGAAGAAATATACTGGACTaacattaatggcgagtcatcaaacAAAGagtatcaatgaagggggagctatatcagaagatagcagtaatgaagagagagaacctaacttcaaataagatatgataagtgaggtatacTTTATACCTCCTGATCAGTTATATTCTGGTATAACCTTAATATCTAAATAAATATGCAAACTCAAGTCtaagaataataaattaaaatttcttattgcATCGGACTCACCCTCAAGCGAACTTCTATAGCAAGAACAACATCGACATCGAGCTCCAATTCTCAATTGCGATTATTATCGGTAAAACAATATTATTAATTGTTATTATACTTGCATAAGAAAGTATAGTATATTACACTTTCTTATCCTTGTATCTGACCTCTATGCCCAAAGATTCTTTGAGAGAGAATTTTAATGGATTGTCCTATCGAAACGGTCCAAGGTATCATGAATTTTAGAATAGTAGTCATTGAGATTGTGAACCAAGTGAAAACAAAAGTGTTCTTACTTTTCACTAAATATACatgttttttgaaaaaatttgatcATTAAAATTTGATATATGAATAAAGGATGCTTTTACTTATCAATGTTTACTCAAAAAACGAGTTGAGAGTCTTTGTCCCTCGTTCTGAATAAATACAGTTAACTAATTGGAAATAccacaaatttaatataacatgaTATAAAGCCATACACGTTGCTAATGTTCCTAATATCGATTATCGAGTAACAAAGAAAAGTAaccaaatatataaataaaaataactaaactaATTAATAAACTTGTTAACAAATTTTATCAATTTACCAAGCTATCAATaaataataaatcaatttaatacTCTAATCTATCTATCATCAAATTATTTTAGCAATTAACGGATAATCTTGTAATTAAACTTTTCTGTGTTATCGATTAATGAAATCttaattaactaaataattaattaatcaaaataaatttaattaacctattaATTACCTATCTGTATTCAGTGGCAATTCCCGGTGGCTGGTGGTAGCACGGGTTAAGGCAACTATGGGTGGTTGATGTTGGTGTTCCGACGATGGTGGTCATAACCTATTCGCAACGATAGAATGGAGTCGATGTCCTTGCGGCAGGGAGAGAAATAATGATGAAACTCTTAATGGCGAGACCAATGAACATGATATGATGGTGGTCAGAGAGGAAGGACAATAGGACTGGGAACTAGGGCTATAGCGATGATCGTGTAGCTATCACGCACTGTTAGATAGAAGGAAGGTCACGGTTGTTGGCCTAGAATAGGATACGATAGCACACAACACCCAAGAACAAAACAAGAAGAATAGGACAAAATAGAAACTTCACTAATGAAAGGAAACCTTACAATGAGATTAGATACTACATGCCTCTCGACCCTTTATATAGCATCACAAATGCTATGAGCACGAACCATGAGATCCACAAAAATAGGATCTAGATGAGATCCACAAAAATAGGAAGACTAATTCTAGACTTTATCCCTTAAAGCTAGGAAAGTTTATCACTGCTaatgtaaagaaagaaaaaatacgtAGCTAAATAACATGTCTGGATTATACTCACATTACCCCTCCTAATCCTGACATGGTTCTAAGTCACGGGCGCCGAGTAGTTGTCGCATGACGGCTTCACTTCTGACAATGCTTTAGTTATTACATCGGCTCGTTGTTCTCCGGTATTAACGAACTCAACCACAATATGTCCATCTTTGGCACCACGGGCAGTCCATTTGTCCGTACCACGAACAAGTCCATCTGTCTGCGTTATCCATGGCTCTGTTTCTTTGGCTCTGCGCCAAAGTCTgcttgcacaccaagtgctcggccCATGGCTCGATCTCTTCGGCACCACGAACAAGTCTCGTCTGTTCGTTCTCTTTGTGACACGGGCAAGTCCGTCTGCCCGCACATTCGTTGCCACAAACAAGTCTCGTCTGTCTGCTCCTTCGGCAACACGAGCAAGTCCATCTGCTCGCACAACGGACAAGTCCATCTGTCCGCCTTTGCTGCTTGGCATATGTTGCATACCTGCCACACCCGCTTTGCTGCCAAGTCTGCCTCCTGCAAACTTGGGCTTGGAACGTGCCCAGCGCATTGCCAATCCTCTGCTTGGTATAGCTTGCGCCCATGCCATACTTGTTGGTTTGCCAAGTCTTCCTCCTGTAAGACTTGGGCTTGGGCAGCCCTGCACTGCCGCTCTGCTTAGCATGCCTTGTGCGCATGCCCGACTTGGATGTATGCCAAGTCTGCCTCTTGCAGACTTGCACATGGACAGTACCCCGCGCACTACCGGTTCGCGGCTTTGCATGTGTCCTAGCCAGGTTGGGTCTTCTTGTCTTGCTAGGAGACACGCTTGCTTGAATATCTTCAAGGTTATCTTGTACAAGCGATTTTGTGTTCTCTTTATCAGCATCAAGAGCTTCCCGTtcctatcaatcaccttcatggTATCTCCTTTCATATGCACTTCATTCTCAGCTTCTGTCAATTGACCaagacttatgatattactacaaagtttcgGAATGTAGTATACCTCGTGGAGAGCCTTCTGGTCGCCGttcttgcattcgaacacaaccgtccccttgcccatgatctcaatggttgatccatcgccaaacctcaccctcccagtgatggtttcatctagttcttgaaacttctcaCGATGACCAGTCATGTGGTTGCTGGCACCATTGTCAAGGTACCAAACGTCTTTGTCTTCACCTTTCTTGACGCCCCGGTACACCTCCGGTAGCAACATCTCTTTACTGAGCAGAATGGTATCCTGCCGCTGAGATTCTTCGTGGAACATGGTCATCATTAGTGCTGGCTCTTCATCCGTGGCGcaagtgaggtgagcctcatcTCCACGACGCTTGCTGTAGCATTCAGACGCATAATGCCCCATTTTCTCACAATTGAAGCATTTTATGTGTCTCTTGCCACGAGTGCCACTGTTGTTGCCGCTAATGCCTCCTGCACTATCTTGGCTCGGCGTACCACGGCCACGACTGCGCCATTTGCCACGACTAGGGCTGCTGGATCCACGCCCCTTTCCTCCTGACGAAGTGTCCACGTTGCTCCCCTTCTGTCGCATTTGCCATTCGGCATGAGTTAATAGGAGCTCACCTTCAGTGCCGTTGGTGTTGCTGCATAGTCGTAGCGTTCGTTCTTCGTACGCCTTCAGTCGCCCTATAGCCTCCTCAAATGGTATAGACTCAAGGTCGTAGAACTGCTCAATGCCGGCAACAATAGGGAAGAATTTATCAGGGACAGAATCGAGCAATTTTTTTACCAACGAGGAATCTTCAAGTGTGGCTCCAAGGGTGGAGAATTTGCTGCTTAGGGCGCtgagtttgccagcaaactcatcaatcgtCTCGGTCTCTTTCATCCGGAGGGCGTCAAACTCGCTCTTCAACGTTTGTACACGTGCCTTCTTCACCCGATCACTACCAAGATATCTCGTCTTCAGGCTGTCCCAGACATCTTTCGTCGTCTTCTTTGTTGCAATTTGGAGaaggatgtcttcggggacacacTGCAAGATGTATGCGCGTGCCTTTTTGTCCTTCTTTGCATCCACCTGGGCTCCTTCCGCTGGCTCCACCGCCTCCCAGACTCCCTGGGCATCAAGGATCGCCTCTGTCTTTATTGCCCACACAGTATAATTGTGAGGACTTAGCATCGGATAGGGAAATGACACTCCGCCGTTCTCCTTTACTGGGATGCTCGACATTTTATGTGGAATCGTGGATTCTTGGGTGTTCTATACtgacaaggctctgataccaaatgttggCCTAGAATAGGATACGATAGCACACAACACCCAAGAACAAAACAAGAAGAATAGGACAAAATAGAAACTTCACTAATGAAAGGAAACCTTACAATGAGATTAGATACTACATGCCTCTCGACCCTTTATATAGCATCACAAATGCTATAAGCACGAACCATGAGATCCACAAAAATAGGATCTAGATGAGATCCACAAAAATAGGAAGACTAATTCTAGACTTTATCCCTTAAAACTAGGAAAGTTTATCACTGCTaatgtaaagaaagaaaaaatacgtAGCTAAATAATATGTCTGAATTATACTCACAACGGTTATACTCATCGTCGAGTCTGGATCCTATGTGCTGAGGTATAAGGAATGTGGCACAGGTGCTGGCGTCGATTGCTCGCGTGACCTTTCACGAACAATGCATCGCATGTGGGGTTGGTGAACCGGCCGTACAACTAATTTCTCCATCACATTATCCACCACTATATCAAAAGCATCACGGAATCTCTCAAACCTGGCGGTCGGATCTCCATAAACCAGCCCCGCCAAAAAGATAGGTGGGGCTGGAACCCCCTAGCCAAGGGTGGCTCCGTTCGGTTCGAATCGAATGGATATTTTATCTCAACTAAATTCTAGAAGATAAACTTTGTCAGAGTGTTTAGCTACGAGGGATTCATAAATATTTGgggggaaaaaaataaaactaaagaaaaatTGATTATTAATCTGATTCGATTTTATTTTATTGAAATATAAATTGAAAAAGACTGCCACCAAATAAAACAACCGAACAACGGCTGACTTCAGCTGTTATAAAGCCATAGTTGGACTGGCCCAACGGACCGTGGATTTAATAAACCGGTAATTAAATTCTTTGATGAACCGGTCGAGTCGGGAACCAGAACTAGTGGTGAAGACCCAGTTCGCGTTCGCTGTTGAAAACATTGCCTAACCGGTCAACACGACgactttccatctcatcgacATTTCTTATGCAGCAAGCAAAACCGGTGCCCTCCTTCGTCGTGTGGAACTGGAACAGGCACGGCGTCGTGATGGATGTGTGGCcgctcttcttcctctccctcggcTTATCCACTTTGCTCGCCTTCCTCCTCCGCCGTCTCCTCCCCGGTGGAGTATCTGATCGGGCCCTCCCTCCAGGCCCCCTGTCGGTTCCGATCATCGGCAATCTTCTCTGGTTGCGCCGCTCCCCTCGCAACATCGTCAACGTGCTCCGCCAGTGCCACGCACGATACGGCCCCATCTTCACGCTCCGCTTCGGATCCCGCCGCTCCATCTTCGTCGCCGATCGCCAAATCACCCACAAAGCTCTCATCGAGCTCGGCTCTACTTTTGCTGACCGCCCCTCGCCACTTCCTGTCACCCGGATTGTCACCGCTGGCCAGCTCTTGATCTCCTCAACCGCGTACGGCCCTCTCTGGCGCATACTCCGCCGCAACCTCACCGCCGAAATCCTCCACCCCACCCGCGTCAAGTCCTTCGCCGGAGGCCGCGCCTGGGTCCTCCGCGTCCTTCGTGAGCACCTCCTAGCCCAGGCGGCCGCTCAAGGCGGGGTCGTCGTTGCAAAAGAGAGCTTTCAGTTCGCCATGTTCTGCTTGCTGGTGTTCATGTGCTTCGGCGAGAAGCTTGGGGAGGAAACCGTGCGGGAGATCGCGCACACGCAGAGGAGCCTGCTGATTTACCGTAATAAACTCGCCGTGCTCCTCATCGCACCGAGAATCACGCAATACCTGTTCCGGAATCGGTTGAGAACGGCCATGGCGATGATGGAGAAGCAGAGGCAGCTGTTCTTTCCCCTGATCGATGCCCCAAGAAGTCAAAAACAGAGCAAGGAAAAAGAAGAGGAGCGATTCGTGTACTCCTACGTCGACTCGCTCCTCAACCTCGAACTCCCTGATGAAGAAGGCAGCCGAAAACTCTCCGACGAGGAGATTATAGGCCTGTGCTCGGAGTTCCTGAACGGTGGCACCGACACGACGGCGACGGCGCTGGAGTGGACCATGGCCAACCTTGTGAAGCACCGAGAAGTACAGGAAAAGCTGCGAGAGGAGATCGATAGCGTCGTTACGAAAGGGGAGGAGATCAAGGAGGAGGAGTTACAGAGGATGGTGTACTTGAAGGCGGTGATCCTGGAGGTGCTGCGCCTCCACCCACCTGGGCACGTCGTGCTGCCGCACGCGGTGACAGAGGACGTGAGTCTCTGCGGGTACATGATCCCCAAAGGCGGTGCGTCGGTCAATTTCTTGGTGGCGGAGATGGGCCGGGACGGGCGGGTGTGGGCGGAGCCGATGGAGTTCCGGCCCGAACGGTTCCTTCAAGGCGGCGAGGGAGAGTCGGTGGATCTTACCGGAAGCAGGGAGATCCGGATGATGCCGTTCGGGGCGGGGAGGCGGATCTGCCCCGGAATGGGGGTGGCAATGCTCCACCTGGAGTATCTGGTGGCGAATCTGGTGAGGGAGTTCGAGTGGAAGGCAGTGGAGGGGGACGAGATCGACCTGGCGGCGGAGAAGTTCGAGTTCACCGTCGTGATGAAGGATCCGCTGCGAGCGAGGATCCTCTCCAGGAAGATGACGGCGCAGGAGGTGTGACGTGATTAGTAAGGTATGCTTAAGGACATTCCTATTCCATTTATTTACGTCTTTTAAATCATATCATCATATTATAATagcttttaatattaaaaaaaataaaaataagagaaaatcCTTCAGATATTTCATCAATATTCTCCattatattgttttttttttaaattttcgatATTAAACACAAGAATTTTCACATAAATCAATGTTTATGTGACTTCTACATTGAGACTAATGGAGGAATTCATATGAAAACATCTAGTAAAAAAAAACATGGTCAAAAccataaaattgaaaatttgatcaTTCTCCGGCTGATCCGCCAACTAATTTCTCCATCATATTATCCACGACTATATCAAAAGCATCACGGAATCTCTCAAACCTGGCGGTCGGATCTCCCTAAACCAGCCCTGGCATGATCTGATGCACAATATACCTCCTCATCTCCTCCCTCTCCTCCGCCGGCACCCTCCTTAACCTCTCCACCACGTCCACCTTCCCTTGCCTCACCTCCTCCTCGTAGATGAACACCGACCACCTCTGGTGGTCCTCCGGTAAGTGCCACGGGTACTGGTAGTACGCCGTGAAGGGGTTGAAGATCACTGGGATGCAGCCCGCCACCAGGCTGTCGAACACTGACTTCCTCGTCGGGCTGTCCCCCAGCGGCTGCAGGCAGAATTCTGATTCCATGAACAGACCCACCACCACCTCCGTCTTCATGCACTCGCCGCCGTTGCAGTTGAGGAAGCGACACTCAGTGGTGGCAGCGATGCATTGCTCTGTTGATTAAATGACtcaaaattaataattgaatTGTGGATTGACGAGGTGGCTATGACTTGGTAGTAGTAGTTAAAGGAAAAAAGTTCATattcaatatatttatatttgtggAGTTAATGGGTTGTAATGAATTATGTAAGTGATTTATAAATAGGCTACTTATTTTATGATTTAATCGAAACGTGAAAGATTATTATGTTTCAGTTGTCCATCTTGTTCTCTTATCCTCTTCCCTATTTTCTCTAACATGCTTGATCAGTGCTGACTGTATACTCTCCTCTTTCCTGGTGGCGCCCGCGAAGTCGACGAGGTTGCGGCGGGGGAAGGCAAAGTGGCGGAGTTGCCAGGCGGACGATGCCGACGTTGTATTGAGGGTGGAAGTGGGTGGGGTGGGGCACCCCGACGTCGTTCGACTCCCACGATTGACGCTCGATCAGGAACTTGAAGGATTTTTTACATTTGGTCGAGCAGTAGGAAGTTACTATCCCCCAAATTGTAATTCGCTTTTTGTAATTTTGCAATTAACTAGTGATTGTttaacgaaagcactctcatgtaTGGGTAATTACTAATGAAAGTACTTTTATGTACAAAcattggagtaagagtcgtcacagaTTCCGAATTAAGTAAAACTTGGATTTATTAGTATTGTTTCTTTCTGTCTTTATTCTGCTATGTTTATCTCTCGAAAGTTTTTAAACGAACGAaaaagccacgagtgttattcaccatCCCTTTAGTGCAACAATCCTACAAAAACTAATCATGGACAACTATGCAACTTCCAACATTGTTGGTCTTGGCATAGTAGTGCTAAAGATGATATCAAGTAAAAAAAGTGACACTAATTGATGTGTTTCATATTCCCGGCATCCGAAAAAATTTAGTATCAGGGTTGATTTTTGTCAAAGTTAGTTTCAAGTTAGTGTTTGAGTCCAATAAATATGTATTGATAAAAAGTAGTCAATTTATAGGAGAATGATCTATTAAAATGAATGTAATAGTTATACACTATGACATCAATGACAATAAAATTATAAACTCTACTTATTTGATTgaaatttatgatatgttagatttATACATACAAACATTTATTGTTAATCCAACACATAAATATGAAATATTGTTAAATCTAAAATGACAAAATAACATTTCCATTAAGTGGAAAAAAAGTACAACCCCTTTAAAGTTAATTCATAATGACATATGTGACTTAAAATTTGTACAAATAAGAGGAAGTCACACTCAGTGGCGGCGGCGATGCATTGTTCTGATGATTAAATGACtcaaaattaataattgaatTAGTAGATTGACGAGGTGACAATGAGTGGTAGTAGTATTTAAAGGAAAAAGTCCATATTCAATGTATTTATATTTGTGGAGTGGATGAATTGTGGAGTTAGTGGGTTGTAATGAGTTATGTAAGTAGCTTATAAATATATTACATGTTTTATGATTTAATCGAAGTGTGAAAGATTATTGTGTTTCACTTGTCTATTTTGTCCTCTTATCCTCCTCCTAATTTTCTCTAACATGCTAGATCAGTGCTGATTGGATGCTCTCCTCTTCCCTGGTGGCGCCCGCGAAGCCGACGAGATTGCTGCGGGGGAAGGTAGAGAGGCGGAGCTGCGAGGCGGTGATGTCGGCGTCGTCGTGAGGGTGGAAGTGGGTGAGGTGGGGCACCCTAACGTCGTTCAGCTCCCACGGTTGACGCTCGATCAGGAACTTGAAGGATTTTTGCATTTGGTCGAGCAACAGGAAGTTGTTGCCTTCCAAATTGTAATTCGTTTTTTGTAATTTTGCAATTAACTAGTGATTGTCTAACGAAAGCATTCTTATGTATAAATAATCACTAATGAAAGCACTTTCATGTACagaccttggagtaagagtcgccacatGCTCCAAACTAAATAAAACTTGGATTTAGTAGCATTGTTTCTttctgtctttattccgctgcgtttgtcTCTCGAAAGTTTTTAAACGAACgagaaagccacgagtgctattcactaTCCCTCTGGCGTAACAATCCTACAAAAACTAATCATGGACAACTATGCAACTTCCAACATTGTTAGTCTTGGCAAAGTGATGCTAAAGATGAAatcaggtaaaaaaaaaaaagtgacacTAATTGATGTGTTTCATATTCCCGGCATCCGAAAGAATTTTGTATCAGGGTTGATTCTTGTCAAAGTTGGTTTCAAGTTAGTGTTTGAGTCTAATAAATATGTATTGATAAAAAATGATCAATTTATAGGCAGAGGATGCATGGAGAACGATCTATTAAA encodes the following:
- the LOC122043195 gene encoding cytochrome P450 89A2-like, which translates into the protein MQQAKPVPSFVVWNWNRHGVVMDVWPLFFLSLGLSTLLAFLLRRLLPGGVSDRALPPGPLSVPIIGNLLWLRRSPRNIVNVLRQCHARYGPIFTLRFGSRRSIFVADRQITHKALIELGSTFADRPSPLPVTRIVTAGQLLISSTAYGPLWRILRRNLTAEILHPTRVKSFAGGRAWVLRVLREHLLAQAAAQGGVVVAKESFQFAMFCLLVFMCFGEKLGEETVREIAHTQRSLLIYRNKLAVLLIAPRITQYLFRNRLRTAMAMMEKQRQLFFPLIDAPRSQKQSKEKEEERFVYSYVDSLLNLELPDEEGSRKLSDEEIIGLCSEFLNGGTDTTATALEWTMANLVKHREVQEKLREEIDSVVTKGEEIKEEELQRMVYLKAVILEVLRLHPPGHVVLPHAVTEDVSLCGYMIPKGGASVNFLVAEMGRDGRVWAEPMEFRPERFLQGGEGESVDLTGSREIRMMPFGAGRRICPGMGVAMLHLEYLVANLVREFEWKAVEGDEIDLAAEKFEFTVVMKDPLRARILSRKMTAQEV
- the LOC122044238 gene encoding xyloglucan-specific galacturonosyltransferase 1-like, which gives rise to MQKSFKFLIERQPWELNDVRVPHLTHFHPHDDADITASQLRLSTFPRSNLVGFAGATREEEKQCIAATTECRFLNCNGGECMKTEVVVGLFMESEFCLQPLGDSPTRKSVFDSLVAGCIPVIFNPFTAYYQYPWHLPEDHQRWSVFIYEEEVRQGKVDVVERLRRVPAEEREEMRRYIVHQIMPGLV